The sequence below is a genomic window from Daphnia pulicaria isolate SC F1-1A chromosome 6, SC_F0-13Bv2, whole genome shotgun sequence.
TCGCATGTGCAGGATCGATCCTTTCCTGACGCAAAAGCGCCAGGTGATGAGATTCCCACGGCGGGGTTCTGCTGCTGCATCAATAGTTTCTCCAGCCCCTTTCAACTCGTCGCTTTAAgcgtttcgtatttttttttccttttactttttcttattcagttGTCAGGGAAGACGATGGCCTTTATTGATCGACGCTCGATCCTGGTGAGTTTGTAAaactttaattattattttccgttTGTTACTTGATGTCTTTTGAATTTCGAATATTTGCGCCTATTTGAATTTGCTGGGTCGAGTCGCTGTGGACATCTACCGATGAGAAATCGAAGCTGTTGATCGGAGACGGGCGGCGATCGAATCCGATGGAAAATCAATGGATGTGATTGATCCGAATCAcattctaattttaaaaattcggcCACCGCCAGCGGAGAGAGACGATCGATCACGACGACCGTGTTCTTCTTCCTTCAAGAGACTTTTCAtcggtttttcttatttttaaataaaggtgGGATCGAGTACGCACTCGTCGCGTTGCGCTTCCCATCTCCTCGCCAAGATCAAGACGCTCTAGCCATCGATTTTACcctccaacagcagcagcagcagcagcagcagcagatatgaattgattttcatttttttgttctccaaTCGATGGCagggagacacacacacgacgcGTAGTACATGACATCGCCTCATTTTGTTAATGAGCGGCGAGTTTGCCGCTCACTCTTTCCATCTTGTTTGTTGCGGCTAATAACAACAGGAAATCGTGTTTCCTCCCTCTctaccaaaaaaagaacagaagAAGTTGCGTTATTATTGCATGGGGGGCGACTTGTTTCATTACCGAATTGATGAGCGTGAGACAAGACGGCGCATGCCCACTCGaccagaaataagaaaagattttttttttaggggttCGGGAGGATGTACTATATGTGCATCAATCTGTTGACAGAGCCAAGTGAATTCTCCGTTGCCAGGGTAGCACCGGGccccaaaaaaaggacatCACGCGCGGCGGCCGCGCATCAATTACCCATCGCCcgcgtgtgtgtgctgtgggGGCCCCCCGCCCGAACGGTCCCCCACCCGCGGTTGTtcagccaacagcagcagcacagcagccaccgcACACACCTAAACACAACTTTTTGCCTCCGTTGAGCGGAAGGTAGCACTTGTGGTATTGTCTTCGTCTCATCCGTCCGGTTGGAGAAATTCATTCCGCAAACCTCATCGCTCGTCATGTCCAGCCTCTTTGAGCGAATTAAAAGTGCCATTCCCAGCGACGGGCTGCAAATCGCACCTTACAAAGTCATCCGCCAAGTCcaggtattttgtttttgcagCAATCAAATGTCCGTCTGCTGTATTTATCTGGCGAactgatttgaatttgaatgatgACGTCAATCCGTAAGGATTACGAAGAGCGGATTTATCCGCCGCAGACGTGGGTGAGAACTTCGATGCGGAACAACTCGCGGGAGGACTGCACCTATCCGATGTTCtggaaattattcaattacATTTCGGGGCAGAACGGGCGGCAATTGAAAATCCCCATGACGGCGCCAGTGTCCGTTCTAGTCCAGCCGGACGACGACCAATGCGGCGGAGCGGCTGCCGGTGACCTCCAGACCACCTTTACCATGGCCTTTTACATTCCCGCACCGTTCGACCAAGATCCTCCCGAACCCAACGAATCGAGCGTCACCATTGAATATCGGCCGGAATTACGGATTTTCGTCAGGTTTGGTCTAAATAATTTACTTTATCGATTTGCTCCAtcgattttatttgtttttcctattttttctttttatttgtttgaaggACTTATGGGGGTTTCACGAACGACCGCATAGACCAGGAGGAGCGTTGCCACCTGCTCGCCTCTCTCACGACAGAAGACAGAGAAATGGTGCAGCAGAGCCAGCCGGGGTCCGTTCACTATTGCGCTGGATATGATCCGCCTTTAAAACTCTTTTTCCGCCGCAACGAAATCTGGTTGCCCATAATTCAGCCGGGACTGACTGGCGTCAATAATCAGTCTGACGGCATCACGACCATTTTGACCCCTTagatcgaaaaaaataaaaatacaaaatgatcATTCGtctattcacaaaaataaaaaacgaacaaataatgttattaaaatttatgcacaaaattataaattgaCAATGTCGCCCCTATCAATCAATTGCGATTTCGTGTGTCCCATTTGAACTTATATAAAACTTCAATACAGTCTGCACAGTACGTATAAATTTATACACACACGAGTGGATATTATGTACAGGCTACCAAtcgaatctttttaaaaatgctgaTGGCCAAGTTGTATTGGATAGTAACCAGATCTCGACTTATCTTTGATCTTGTACATACCATCACATGTCCG
It includes:
- the LOC124344583 gene encoding heme-binding protein 2-like → MSSLFERIKSAIPSDGLQIAPYKVIRQVQDYEERIYPPQTWVRTSMRNNSREDCTYPMFWKLFNYISGQNGRQLKIPMTAPVSVLVQPDDDQCGGAAAGDLQTTFTMAFYIPAPFDQDPPEPNESSVTIEYRPELRIFVRTYGGFTNDRIDQEERCHLLASLTTEDREMVQQSQPGSVHYCAGYDPPLKLFFRRNEIWLPIIQPGLTGVNNQSDGITTILTP